A genomic region of uncultured Roseibium sp. contains the following coding sequences:
- a CDS encoding amino acid permease codes for MSASENLAAGKLRRTLSLPWLVFYGVGVTIGAGIFALIGEVLALAGDQAPLAFLIAGLIAGVTGVSYAALIGRFPKAGGEAVFVNRGVGGAFARFAGYGVVATGTISSAVISISFAGYIREFVDLPEFFLVGLVICGLSAVAWYGVRESVVFAAAVTLIELGTLLVVIAFGAPLLTDLPEVAKTLSPALNVAVLSGILSSSVLAFFAFIGFEDMINMCEETVAPERTVPRAIFWTLGITLFVYALLAIIAVLAEGREAIVASSAPMARVFEAVSGLSGKPVAAAASIAMVNGILVQIVMASRVLYGMGNEGVAPKWFSNVDPGRQTPARATVFVAGMVLLLALVFPLVQLASATSLVTLGVFALVNLALFRLGTREGSGNLHQRRWWGLAGVLLCLSIAGFQLLIGVTGGH; via the coding sequence ATGAGCGCATCGGAAAACTTGGCTGCGGGCAAACTCAGACGGACGCTGTCCTTGCCCTGGCTGGTCTTTTATGGCGTCGGCGTCACCATCGGGGCAGGGATCTTCGCGCTGATCGGAGAGGTGCTTGCGCTGGCGGGCGATCAGGCACCTTTGGCGTTTCTGATCGCGGGGCTGATCGCAGGTGTAACAGGCGTTTCCTATGCGGCTCTGATCGGGCGCTTTCCGAAGGCGGGCGGCGAAGCCGTCTTCGTGAACCGGGGCGTCGGCGGCGCGTTCGCACGCTTTGCCGGCTACGGCGTCGTCGCGACCGGGACGATCTCGAGTGCCGTCATCTCGATTTCCTTTGCCGGATACATCCGTGAATTCGTCGATCTGCCGGAGTTTTTTCTGGTGGGTCTGGTAATCTGCGGCCTGTCGGCGGTGGCCTGGTACGGCGTTCGCGAAAGCGTTGTCTTTGCAGCTGCGGTGACGCTGATCGAACTGGGAACGCTGCTTGTCGTGATCGCGTTCGGCGCGCCGCTACTCACCGATCTGCCGGAGGTGGCAAAGACCCTGTCACCGGCGCTGAACGTCGCTGTCCTGAGTGGAATTCTGTCGAGCAGCGTGCTCGCATTCTTCGCTTTCATCGGTTTCGAGGACATGATCAACATGTGCGAGGAGACCGTGGCTCCCGAGCGAACCGTCCCGCGTGCGATCTTCTGGACACTCGGGATCACCCTCTTTGTCTATGCGCTGCTTGCCATCATTGCGGTGCTGGCGGAGGGGAGAGAGGCAATCGTGGCCTCATCCGCACCGATGGCACGCGTCTTCGAGGCCGTGTCGGGCCTTTCGGGAAAGCCGGTCGCCGCCGCTGCCTCCATTGCTATGGTCAACGGCATTCTGGTGCAGATCGTCATGGCGAGCCGCGTGCTCTATGGCATGGGAAACGAGGGCGTTGCGCCCAAGTGGTTTTCAAATGTCGACCCGGGAAGGCAGACCCCGGCGAGGGCAACGGTCTTTGTTGCGGGAATGGTGCTGTTGCTCGCCCTGGTCTTTCCGCTTGTGCAGCTTGCCTCGGCAACCAGTCTCGTCACGTTGGGTGTCTTCGCGCTGGTCAATCTTGCGCTCTTCAGACTGGGCACAAGGGAGGGCTCGGGGAACCTGCACCAACGGCGCTGGTGGGGACTGGCAGGTGTGCTCCTCTGCCTGAGTATTGCCGGGTTTCAGCTTCTGATCGGGGTGACCGGCGGCCACTGA
- a CDS encoding exopolysaccharide transport family protein has translation MNADRQTHPEDDMALDLGGLLRAIGRSLGWLLPLTLLVAAAVFVGLQFVAPKYKSEARVLIESTDNKFPGASRGIEEERALLDAEGVASQVQLLMSADLARRVASKLNLAAIPEFDARGDGSLIGDLLTAIGLKSDSAGNSAEERVLKHFYENLDIYQLEGSRVIAVDYSAENPVLAAKVANTILDEYLSLQSSAKRETTELASAALEPQIIELRKEVQAARQAVADFRARADLLIGADNIPLSQQQLAETSSDYSAAQASKAEAQAKADLLRELLNSGGSLETASDVLNSTLIQRLRERQVEIQSNIAELSITLLPNHPQLRSLESQLADYDRQIRSEADKILQGLENDAKVANQQALALEARLEELKAAAARTNADQARLSELEREANAKAAQLDQLMLSFQEADSRLRAQVLPADARIISRASVPVEPYSPKIIPSTIIAALVTFILGCALVLMRAFLSGDALYRVNAPGASSSAQMHARPDRRAPAVEPSASGQFMSANLSARDPLGWSPGYGVSSASYDLSPDLKRGQPREQARVADRVVELADIPSSPRRTRTRHRGEPVDARSDYDQDVSPDWLDNLGGNDEPAPAKDEPRPPRDKETALEPLADKTPGIPWKTQPKASFSKDIDVTGRIVVLSVDDENLSHELAFDLVRKAAGNGASSLVVEVFPDQADNRAAEGFSDVVSGRMPFAKVVYRDAVSKAHIIESGRFAITDDMVRSDRFRLALDAIKSTYEVVVVDLGAIDGSLASARMLSFADRVFIAASAPDHGHELQSAANLLAHNTGARVEVLIAGDLTPDPRRNGDGHAA, from the coding sequence ATGAATGCTGATCGGCAGACACATCCTGAAGACGACATGGCGCTTGATCTGGGCGGATTGTTGCGTGCGATCGGCCGCTCCCTGGGCTGGCTTCTGCCATTGACGCTTCTCGTGGCGGCTGCCGTTTTCGTCGGATTGCAGTTCGTTGCACCCAAATACAAGAGCGAAGCAAGGGTTCTGATCGAGAGCACCGACAACAAGTTTCCCGGTGCATCGCGCGGCATTGAAGAGGAGAGGGCGCTCCTGGACGCCGAGGGGGTTGCGAGCCAGGTGCAATTGCTCATGTCCGCGGACCTGGCGCGTCGGGTGGCATCCAAGCTGAACCTGGCGGCGATACCCGAATTCGATGCCAGGGGCGACGGGTCTCTCATCGGTGATCTCCTGACCGCGATCGGTCTGAAAAGCGACTCGGCGGGCAACAGCGCCGAGGAAAGGGTGCTCAAACACTTTTACGAGAATCTCGATATCTACCAGCTCGAGGGCTCCAGGGTCATTGCGGTCGACTATTCCGCGGAAAACCCCGTACTTGCCGCGAAGGTCGCCAACACCATCCTGGATGAATATCTCTCGCTGCAATCAAGCGCCAAGAGAGAAACCACGGAGCTGGCCTCCGCCGCGCTTGAACCGCAGATCATCGAGCTGCGCAAGGAGGTTCAGGCCGCAAGGCAGGCCGTTGCGGATTTCAGGGCGCGTGCGGATCTTCTGATCGGTGCCGATAACATTCCGCTGAGCCAGCAGCAACTGGCTGAAACCAGCAGCGACTATTCTGCGGCGCAGGCCTCCAAGGCCGAAGCCCAGGCGAAAGCGGACCTGCTCAGGGAATTGCTCAACTCCGGCGGATCACTCGAAACGGCGAGCGATGTGCTCAATTCGACCCTGATCCAGCGGCTCCGGGAGCGGCAGGTCGAGATCCAGTCGAACATTGCGGAACTGTCGATCACGCTGCTGCCGAACCACCCCCAGCTGCGTTCGCTGGAGTCTCAGCTTGCCGATTACGACCGGCAGATCCGTTCGGAAGCGGACAAGATTCTCCAGGGGCTGGAAAACGATGCGAAGGTGGCTAATCAGCAGGCGCTTGCCCTCGAAGCCCGTCTTGAGGAACTGAAAGCGGCAGCTGCCAGGACCAATGCCGACCAGGCGCGCCTCAGCGAACTGGAACGGGAAGCGAACGCCAAGGCCGCCCAGCTCGATCAGCTCATGCTCAGTTTTCAGGAAGCTGATTCCCGGCTTCGCGCACAGGTGCTGCCGGCAGACGCACGCATCATTTCGCGCGCCAGCGTCCCGGTGGAGCCTTATTCGCCGAAGATCATTCCAAGCACGATCATCGCCGCCCTGGTGACTTTCATACTCGGCTGCGCCCTCGTCCTGATGCGCGCCTTTCTCTCAGGCGATGCTCTCTACCGTGTCAACGCCCCCGGCGCTTCGTCATCTGCGCAAATGCACGCTCGGCCGGACCGGCGGGCACCTGCCGTGGAGCCTTCGGCCAGCGGGCAGTTCATGAGTGCGAACCTGTCTGCGCGCGATCCCCTGGGTTGGTCACCGGGATATGGCGTGTCTTCGGCAAGTTACGACCTTTCACCCGACTTGAAGCGCGGGCAGCCGCGCGAACAGGCGCGCGTTGCCGATCGCGTCGTCGAGCTTGCGGACATTCCTTCATCGCCGCGCCGGACGCGCACGCGCCACCGGGGCGAGCCCGTCGATGCCAGGAGTGACTACGATCAGGATGTGTCGCCCGACTGGCTGGACAACCTGGGCGGCAATGACGAACCGGCGCCGGCAAAGGACGAGCCGAGGCCGCCGCGCGACAAGGAAACCGCACTTGAGCCGCTGGCGGACAAGACACCCGGCATTCCCTGGAAGACACAGCCCAAGGCGTCCTTCTCCAAGGATATCGATGTGACGGGGCGGATCGTTGTCTTGAGCGTAGACGATGAAAACCTGTCGCATGAGCTGGCTTTCGATCTTGTGCGCAAGGCGGCCGGAAACGGGGCGTCTTCCCTGGTTGTCGAAGTCTTCCCCGACCAGGCCGACAACCGGGCCGCAGAAGGGTTTTCGGACGTCGTGTCCGGCCGCATGCCGTTTGCCAAGGTGGTCTACCGGGACGCGGTGTCGAAGGCCCACATCATCGAATCGGGCCGTTTCGCCATCACCGACGACATGGTCAGGTCCGATCGCTTCAGGCTCGCCCTTGATGCGATCAAGTCCACCTATGAGGTGGTGGTTGTCGATCTTGGTGCGATTGACGGATCGCTCGCAAGCGCACGGATGCTGAGCTTTGCCGACCGTGTGTTCATCGCGGCCAGCGCACCGGACCATGGTCACGAGCTGCAAAGTGCGGCAAACCTGCTGGCACACAACACCGGCGCCAGAGTGGAAGTCCTGATTGCCGGTGACCTGACGCCGGATCCCCGCCGGAACGGCGACGGACACGCAGCGTGA
- a CDS encoding O-acetylhomoserine aminocarboxypropyltransferase — protein sequence MSENIPGFSTLAIHAGAAPDPSTGARATPIYQTTSFVFDDVDHAASLFGLQAFGNIYTRITNPTTAVLEERVAALEGGTAALATASGHSAQLLCFHTLMQPGDNIVAANKLYGGSINQLNHSFKSFGWSVKWADPDDLNTFEAAIDENTKAIFIESLANPGGIVMDIEAISALAKAKGIPLVVDNTMATPYLCRPIEHGADIVLHSLTKFMGGHGNSMGGIIVDGGSFDWSAGGRYPLLSEPRPEYQGIVLHETFGNFAFAIACRVLGLRDLGPAISPFNSFMILTGIETLPLRMQRHSDNAKKVALHLSGHSKVKWVSYAALPEDKYHALQQKYMPKGAGAVFTFGVEGGYDAGVALVSKCELFSHLANIGDTRSLIIHPASTTHRQLTDDQKTAAGAGPDVVRLSVGLEEVDDIIADLDQALSD from the coding sequence ATGAGCGAAAATATTCCAGGGTTTTCCACGCTGGCCATTCATGCCGGTGCTGCGCCCGATCCGTCCACGGGCGCGCGCGCCACGCCGATCTACCAGACAACGTCTTTCGTCTTCGACGATGTCGATCACGCAGCCTCCCTGTTCGGCCTGCAGGCCTTCGGCAACATCTACACCCGCATCACCAATCCGACGACCGCCGTTCTGGAAGAGCGCGTCGCAGCCCTGGAAGGCGGCACCGCCGCCCTTGCGACCGCGTCCGGCCATTCCGCGCAGTTGCTTTGCTTCCACACTTTGATGCAGCCCGGCGACAACATCGTTGCGGCGAACAAGCTCTATGGCGGTTCCATCAACCAGTTGAACCACTCCTTCAAGAGCTTCGGCTGGAGCGTCAAGTGGGCGGATCCGGACGATCTCAACACATTCGAAGCGGCCATTGACGAGAACACCAAGGCGATCTTCATCGAAAGCCTGGCGAATCCAGGCGGTATCGTCATGGATATCGAGGCGATCTCCGCGCTCGCAAAGGCCAAGGGCATCCCGCTGGTCGTCGACAACACCATGGCAACCCCCTACCTGTGCCGCCCGATCGAGCACGGGGCCGACATCGTTCTGCACTCGCTGACCAAGTTCATGGGCGGGCATGGCAATTCCATGGGCGGCATCATCGTCGACGGTGGCAGTTTCGACTGGTCCGCCGGCGGCCGGTATCCGCTTCTGTCAGAGCCGAGACCCGAATACCAGGGCATCGTTCTGCACGAGACTTTCGGCAACTTCGCCTTCGCGATTGCCTGCCGCGTCCTCGGCCTGCGTGACCTCGGACCAGCGATTTCGCCGTTCAACTCCTTCATGATCCTGACCGGCATCGAGACGCTGCCGCTGCGCATGCAGCGCCATTCCGACAATGCCAAGAAGGTCGCCCTGCATCTGTCCGGACACAGCAAGGTCAAATGGGTGTCCTACGCGGCCCTGCCGGAAGACAAGTATCATGCGCTTCAGCAGAAATACATGCCCAAGGGGGCGGGCGCCGTCTTCACTTTCGGCGTCGAGGGCGGATACGATGCGGGCGTGGCGCTGGTTTCCAAGTGCGAACTGTTTTCGCACCTCGCCAATATCGGCGATACGCGCAGCCTGATCATTCACCCGGCCTCCACGACGCACCGGCAGCTGACCGACGACCAGAAGACCGCCGCCGGCGCCGGACCGGACGTCGTGCGCCTTTCGGTGGGTCTTGAGGAGGTCGATGACATCATCGCCGATCTCGATCAGGCGCTGTCCGACTGA
- a CDS encoding polysaccharide deacetylase family protein produces the protein MMHHVRPARDDAFQPNAHLEITPEFLRLAVERIRANGYEIISLDEAVDLLKSGYGHHRYAVLTFDDGYRDNLKVAYPVLKDLQAPFTVFVATGLVERTSELWWLALERIIAANETVEFTRAGEENGLPCGTAAEKNSCFERIVDYLTLEIGELDQRKIIRALAGKYNLDLAGLADEQMMTWDEVRELASDDLVTIGAHTHDHFALARLDSSSARADVTKGMKILEKELGRRPKHFAYPYGKSHAVSLRDAEILRDIGFSSSVTTLPGVLQSVNARDPMMLPRVSLNGRFQEPAIVDQYLTGAPFALYRAARWAASGFGVRSGFSRFFPSTR, from the coding sequence ATGATGCATCATGTCCGTCCCGCCCGTGACGATGCCTTTCAACCCAATGCCCATCTTGAAATCACGCCGGAGTTTCTCCGCCTTGCGGTCGAACGCATACGCGCAAACGGCTATGAGATCATATCGCTGGACGAGGCCGTCGATCTCCTGAAATCGGGCTACGGTCACCATCGCTATGCCGTGCTGACATTCGACGACGGGTACCGCGACAACCTCAAGGTCGCCTATCCGGTGCTGAAGGACCTGCAGGCGCCGTTCACGGTATTCGTCGCCACCGGCCTCGTCGAGCGCACGAGCGAACTCTGGTGGCTGGCACTGGAACGGATCATTGCCGCAAACGAGACGGTCGAATTCACCCGGGCAGGCGAGGAAAACGGCCTGCCGTGCGGAACGGCGGCTGAAAAGAACAGCTGCTTCGAGCGCATCGTCGACTATCTGACGCTGGAAATCGGCGAACTCGACCAGCGCAAGATCATCAGGGCGCTTGCCGGGAAGTATAACCTTGATCTTGCCGGCCTCGCGGACGAGCAGATGATGACCTGGGACGAGGTTCGCGAACTGGCAAGTGACGACCTCGTCACCATCGGGGCGCACACCCATGATCACTTTGCGCTGGCGCGGCTGGACAGTTCATCGGCCCGCGCAGACGTCACCAAGGGCATGAAGATCCTGGAGAAGGAACTCGGCAGGCGGCCGAAGCACTTTGCCTATCCTTATGGAAAGTCGCATGCGGTCAGCCTGCGCGATGCGGAAATTCTCCGCGACATCGGCTTTTCGTCTTCGGTCACGACATTACCCGGTGTTCTGCAGTCGGTGAACGCGCGCGATCCGATGATGTTGCCGAGGGTCTCGTTGAACGGGCGCTTCCAGGAGCCGGCCATCGTCGATCAGTATCTGACAGGCGCGCCTTTCGCGCTCTATCGCGCCGCCCGTTGGGCGGCCTCGGGCTTCGGTGTCAGGTCCGGTTTTTCCCGCTTCTTTCCATCCACCAGATGA
- a CDS encoding CoA-binding protein, translating into MNHDNYSDTYIKGILDEVKTVAMIGASANNVRPSYFVLKYLLSKGYEVWPINPGQAGKEILGQTVYASLDEVPNVPDMIDIFRNSEAAGQIVDHVLQSGKLPKVIWMQLTVRHDEAAKRAEDAGIKVVMDRCPKIEYGRLSGEIGWAGVNSRTISAKRPTLKSGFQHRGLTGNSES; encoded by the coding sequence ATGAACCACGACAATTATTCCGACACCTACATCAAGGGCATCCTCGATGAGGTCAAGACCGTTGCGATGATCGGCGCCTCGGCGAACAACGTCCGCCCGTCCTATTTCGTTCTGAAATACCTGCTTTCGAAAGGCTATGAGGTCTGGCCGATCAACCCGGGCCAGGCCGGCAAGGAAATCCTTGGTCAGACGGTCTACGCCTCGCTCGACGAGGTTCCGAACGTACCGGACATGATCGATATTTTCCGCAATTCGGAAGCTGCCGGGCAGATCGTCGATCATGTCCTTCAAAGCGGCAAGTTGCCGAAGGTCATCTGGATGCAGCTGACGGTCCGCCACGACGAAGCTGCCAAACGCGCCGAGGATGCCGGAATCAAGGTCGTCATGGACCGGTGCCCGAAGATCGAGTACGGGCGGCTTTCCGGCGAAATCGGCTGGGCTGGCGTCAATTCGCGAACCATCTCCGCCAAACGGCCGACACTCAAGTCGGGATTCCAGCATCGGGGTCTGACAGGCAACAGCGAGAGCTGA
- a CDS encoding DUF1194 domain-containing protein, with translation MWRAALTPFMLFAVLSGAVFQSQAKAQEQVDVALVLAIDVSRSMSQEELELQRRGYAAAIASPEVIRAIDLGARGRIALLMFEWANDNHLRVIVDWTLIDEAADAQAFSDRVLNDRSFSQRRTSISGAITHAAELLEEVPFRADRHVIDVSGDGPNNHGRAVTAARDAALEKGITINGLPLMTTGGPGSQFNIPDLDVYYRKCVTGGPASFVIPVTDWAQFPDAVRRKLILEIGGFEPEEPLVQPVQFTFEEPYDCMIGEKIWDQLREQFFLDP, from the coding sequence ATGTGGAGAGCGGCACTCACACCCTTCATGTTGTTCGCCGTCCTTTCGGGGGCGGTTTTCCAGTCGCAGGCAAAGGCCCAGGAACAGGTGGATGTTGCGCTTGTGCTCGCCATCGATGTCTCCCGCTCAATGTCCCAGGAAGAACTGGAGCTTCAGCGCCGCGGCTATGCGGCGGCCATCGCCAGTCCCGAAGTGATCAGGGCTATCGACCTCGGAGCGCGCGGCAGGATCGCTTTGCTGATGTTCGAATGGGCGAACGACAATCATCTGCGCGTGATCGTCGACTGGACGTTGATCGACGAAGCGGCTGACGCGCAGGCGTTTTCCGACCGGGTCCTGAACGACAGATCCTTCAGTCAGCGCCGCACCTCCATATCCGGTGCCATCACCCATGCCGCCGAACTGCTGGAGGAGGTGCCTTTCCGGGCCGACCGGCATGTGATCGATGTTTCCGGCGACGGACCGAACAACCACGGCAGGGCTGTCACCGCTGCGCGTGATGCGGCATTGGAGAAGGGGATCACGATCAACGGCCTGCCGCTGATGACAACAGGCGGGCCGGGCTCGCAGTTCAACATTCCGGATCTCGATGTCTACTACCGCAAGTGCGTCACGGGTGGGCCGGCAAGCTTCGTCATTCCGGTGACGGACTGGGCCCAGTTTCCCGACGCGGTGCGCCGCAAGCTGATCCTGGAAATCGGCGGTTTCGAGCCGGAAGAGCCGCTCGTCCAACCCGTGCAGTTCACCTTCGAAGAACCCTATGACTGCATGATCGGCGAAAAGATATGGGATCAGCTGCGCGAGCAGTTCTTTCTGGATCCCTGA
- a CDS encoding DUF2842 domain-containing protein produces the protein MVLLVTFVIIYAFTAMVIGDMTLQQASNLVRFIYFAFAGLLWVIPAGAIIWWMERSGKNRT, from the coding sequence ATGGTGCTTCTCGTCACCTTCGTGATCATCTACGCGTTCACGGCGATGGTGATCGGGGACATGACCCTGCAGCAGGCCTCGAACCTGGTCCGCTTTATCTATTTCGCGTTTGCCGGCCTGTTGTGGGTCATACCGGCAGGCGCCATCATCTGGTGGATGGAAAGAAGCGGGAAAAACCGGACCTGA
- a CDS encoding GNAT family N-acetyltransferase, producing the protein MSAANATSLNSGDEGGFVQKSQALQIVLSDDIQAAASGWKQLIAGGFGNPYQSVGWLAAWSQTIGQDLDVTPVIVTVKLEEKPVLVLPLGLQNAAGTRTLSFLGYQNGNQNTAIWDRDFYGSVTDAQISELLTTVCREADADLLLLQNVPETWNGRSHPLVLDGATPSPSPIFTRRLADDFDTLFRETHSKSSRKNLLRKQRHLQSIDGYRVIRAETETDLRNGLEAFLKQRSKRAQEAGIPNVFATTSARQFLERLLGLTGTDTACRDLDLWFLEADGKIRSTYLCAQGDGTIHAYSNSVAHDALLPNSPGLVLIKEIVERACSDPQTKELDLGLGEERYKTSWAEPVPLRDSRMAVSLKGNIKKNLQALRTQAKSAVRNSDVLWPLVRQMRRWKSAGGRS; encoded by the coding sequence ATGTCAGCGGCAAATGCGACCAGCTTGAACTCAGGAGACGAAGGCGGCTTCGTGCAGAAATCGCAGGCCCTGCAGATCGTCCTGTCAGATGACATTCAGGCGGCGGCGTCCGGCTGGAAACAGCTGATCGCGGGCGGTTTCGGCAATCCCTATCAGTCCGTAGGCTGGCTTGCGGCCTGGAGCCAAACGATCGGCCAGGACCTGGATGTCACACCCGTGATCGTGACCGTGAAGCTTGAGGAAAAACCGGTTCTCGTTCTTCCGCTGGGGCTGCAGAACGCCGCAGGCACCAGAACGCTTTCCTTCCTTGGCTATCAGAACGGAAACCAGAACACGGCGATCTGGGATCGGGACTTTTACGGGAGCGTGACAGACGCGCAGATCTCGGAGCTTCTGACCACTGTCTGCCGGGAGGCCGATGCCGATCTGCTGCTCCTGCAAAACGTCCCGGAGACCTGGAACGGCCGGAGCCATCCGCTCGTGCTCGACGGGGCGACACCCAGCCCGAGCCCGATCTTCACCCGCCGTCTTGCCGATGACTTCGACACGCTTTTCCGCGAAACGCACAGCAAATCATCCCGAAAGAACCTCCTGCGCAAACAAAGGCACCTGCAGTCGATCGACGGATACCGCGTGATCAGGGCCGAAACCGAAACGGATCTGCGCAACGGACTTGAGGCTTTCCTCAAACAACGGTCAAAACGCGCGCAAGAGGCCGGGATACCAAACGTCTTTGCAACCACATCCGCGCGGCAATTCCTGGAAAGGCTTCTCGGGCTCACCGGCACGGACACCGCCTGCCGGGACCTGGACCTCTGGTTTCTTGAGGCGGACGGCAAGATCCGGTCAACCTATCTGTGTGCGCAGGGCGACGGCACGATCCACGCCTACAGCAACAGCGTTGCGCATGACGCCTTGTTGCCGAACAGCCCCGGCCTGGTCCTGATCAAGGAAATCGTCGAACGCGCCTGTTCGGACCCGCAGACGAAGGAACTCGATCTCGGGCTGGGCGAAGAACGGTACAAGACGTCTTGGGCCGAACCCGTGCCGCTCAGGGACAGCCGCATGGCTGTTTCGCTGAAAGGCAACATCAAAAAGAACCTGCAAGCTCTTCGGACACAGGCGAAATCCGCGGTGCGGAACTCAGACGTGCTCTGGCCGCTGGTACGGCAGATGCGCCGCTGGAAATCTGCAGGCGGCAGATCGTAG
- a CDS encoding COX15/CtaA family protein, whose product MNVIANGEGAAGIQLPPAKLERIRRSRAMIRWWLYCVCLLILAMVVVGGATRLTESGLSITEWKPIHGVIPPLSEAEWEEELEKYRQIPEYQLINKGMSLEEFKFIFWWEWGHRMLGRVIGVAFFVPMVVFWAAGRVEPWLKPRLLLGLALGGLQGFVGWWMVASGLVERVDVSQYRLATHLTLALIIFAYLFWIARRLSPLEEPLPEERDRLTGLSTVVLAVVFVQMFLGGLVAGLNAGMTFNTWPLMDGQFIPDGLLLLQPVWLNFFENVLTVQFQHRMTAYLLVGLALILMMSTFRVSGRSSLRRAGAHLGGFVVLQAVFGILTLIWQVPLSMALVHQGFAVFVLAASVDHLAALKGAYPVRG is encoded by the coding sequence ATGAACGTGATTGCAAACGGCGAGGGCGCTGCCGGCATCCAGTTACCGCCTGCAAAGCTGGAACGGATCAGACGCAGCCGGGCCATGATCCGCTGGTGGCTCTATTGTGTGTGCCTGCTCATCCTGGCAATGGTCGTGGTCGGCGGCGCGACCCGTTTGACCGAATCCGGTCTCTCCATCACCGAGTGGAAGCCGATACATGGCGTCATCCCGCCGCTCAGCGAAGCGGAATGGGAAGAGGAGCTCGAAAAATACCGCCAGATTCCGGAGTACCAGCTCATCAACAAGGGCATGAGCCTGGAGGAGTTCAAGTTCATCTTCTGGTGGGAGTGGGGGCACAGGATGCTTGGCCGCGTCATCGGCGTCGCCTTCTTTGTCCCGATGGTCGTGTTCTGGGCTGCCGGCCGTGTCGAGCCATGGCTGAAACCGCGCCTGCTGCTCGGGCTCGCCCTCGGCGGGTTACAGGGCTTCGTCGGCTGGTGGATGGTCGCATCAGGCCTCGTCGAACGTGTCGATGTCAGCCAGTACCGGCTTGCAACGCACCTGACGCTGGCACTGATCATTTTCGCGTATCTGTTCTGGATCGCGCGGCGCTTGTCGCCGCTTGAAGAGCCGCTGCCCGAAGAAAGAGACAGGCTGACAGGATTGAGCACCGTCGTGCTCGCGGTGGTGTTTGTGCAGATGTTCCTGGGCGGCCTCGTCGCGGGCCTGAATGCGGGCATGACCTTCAACACCTGGCCGCTGATGGACGGTCAGTTCATCCCCGACGGCCTGTTGCTGCTCCAGCCGGTGTGGCTGAACTTTTTCGAAAATGTGCTGACCGTGCAATTCCAGCACAGGATGACAGCTTACCTGTTGGTCGGATTGGCACTGATCCTGATGATGTCGACGTTCCGGGTGAGCGGCCGCAGTTCCCTTCGGCGTGCCGGTGCGCATCTCGGAGGTTTCGTCGTGCTTCAGGCGGTCTTCGGTATCCTGACACTGATCTGGCAGGTGCCGTTGTCGATGGCGCTCGTCCACCAGGGCTTCGCAGTCTTCGTGCTCGCTGCCTCGGTGGACCACCTTGCCGCGCTCAAGGGCGCTTACCCGGTCAGGGGGTAA
- a CDS encoding enoyl-CoA hydratase: MSETAANDQAEKPMLGTLLHEGVYRIVMQRPDRMNSLSSEMMAALSAELDEAAQNPAVRVILLGAEGKVFCAGHDLKELTAARAEADGGKASYERIMAQCSDLMQQIVRLPKPVIAVVTGVATAAGCQLVASCDLAIATDTATFCTPGVNIGLFCSTPMVALSRNVAPKHAMEMLLTGESIDASTAKEFGLINRIVPRDYLDQVVQKYAETIASKSLKTLKIGKEAFYRQLEMPLSEAYDFAAQTMVENMLANDAEEGISAFLQKRKPDWTDS, translated from the coding sequence ATGTCTGAAACCGCCGCTAACGACCAAGCCGAAAAGCCGATGCTCGGCACCCTTCTTCACGAGGGCGTTTACCGGATCGTCATGCAGCGTCCGGACCGCATGAACTCGCTGTCGTCCGAGATGATGGCGGCACTGTCGGCAGAACTGGACGAAGCCGCGCAAAATCCGGCCGTGCGGGTGATCCTGCTGGGCGCCGAAGGCAAGGTTTTCTGCGCCGGACATGATCTGAAGGAACTGACCGCTGCCCGCGCCGAAGCGGACGGTGGCAAGGCAAGCTATGAGCGGATCATGGCGCAGTGCTCCGACCTCATGCAGCAGATCGTCCGCCTGCCAAAGCCCGTGATCGCGGTTGTCACGGGGGTTGCCACCGCTGCCGGCTGCCAGTTGGTTGCTTCCTGCGACCTCGCCATTGCGACCGACACGGCGACCTTCTGCACGCCGGGTGTCAATATAGGCCTCTTCTGCTCCACCCCGATGGTGGCGCTGTCGCGCAATGTCGCGCCAAAACACGCGATGGAAATGTTGCTCACCGGGGAGAGCATCGATGCCTCAACAGCCAAGGAGTTCGGGCTGATCAACCGGATTGTGCCGCGTGACTACCTAGATCAGGTCGTTCAGAAATACGCCGAAACAATAGCATCCAAGTCTTTGAAAACACTCAAGATCGGCAAGGAGGCCTTCTACCGTCAGCTCGAAATGCCGCTGTCGGAGGCGTATGATTTCGCCGCGCAGACCATGGTGGAAAACATGCTGGCGAATGATGCGGAAGAGGGCATTTCCGCGTTCCTGCAAAAACGCAAGCCCGACTGGACGGACAGCTGA